One window from the genome of Streptococcus parasanguinis encodes:
- the pta gene encoding phosphate acetyltransferase → MEVFENLKANLVGKNARIVLPEGEEPRILQATKRIVNETEVTPVLLGNPDKIRIYLEIEGVLDGYEVIDPHSYPGFEEMVASLVERRKGKMTEEEARQVLKDDVNYFGVMLVHMGIVDGMVSGAIHSTAATVRPALQIIKTRPNVKRTSGAFLMVRGSERYLFGDCAINIKPDAEGLAEIAINSAITAKMFGIDPKIAMLSYSTKGSGFGESVDKVVEATKLAHELRPDLEIDGELQFDAAFVPATAALKAPGSKVAGQANVFIFPGIEAGNIGYKMAERLGGFAAVGPVLQGLNKPVNDLSRGCNADDVYKLTLITATQAVEQ, encoded by the coding sequence ATGGAAGTTTTCGAAAATCTCAAAGCCAACCTCGTTGGTAAGAATGCACGTATTGTATTACCAGAAGGTGAAGAACCTCGTATCCTCCAAGCGACAAAACGCATTGTGAACGAGACAGAAGTAACCCCTGTCTTGCTTGGTAATCCAGATAAAATTCGGATTTATCTTGAAATCGAAGGGGTTTTGGATGGATATGAAGTCATCGATCCTCATTCTTATCCAGGTTTTGAAGAAATGGTAGCTTCCTTAGTAGAACGTCGTAAGGGCAAAATGACAGAAGAAGAAGCGCGTCAAGTTTTGAAAGACGACGTTAACTATTTTGGTGTCATGTTGGTGCACATGGGAATTGTTGATGGGATGGTTTCTGGTGCGATTCACTCAACAGCCGCAACAGTTCGTCCGGCTCTTCAAATTATCAAAACTCGTCCAAATGTAAAACGGACTTCAGGGGCTTTCCTTATGGTTCGTGGATCTGAACGCTACTTGTTCGGCGACTGTGCCATTAACATCAAACCAGATGCTGAAGGATTAGCCGAAATTGCTATCAATTCAGCTATCACAGCCAAGATGTTTGGTATTGATCCAAAAATTGCTATGTTGAGCTATTCAACAAAAGGATCTGGTTTCGGTGAAAGTGTTGATAAGGTTGTTGAAGCGACTAAGCTTGCCCATGAACTTCGTCCAGACCTTGAAATTGACGGGGAATTGCAATTTGACGCAGCCTTTGTCCCTGCAACTGCAGCCTTGAAAGCTCCAGGAAGCAAGGTGGCAGGACAAGCCAATGTCTTTATCTTCCCAGGTATTGAGGCAGGTAACATTGGATACAAGATGGCAGAACGTCTTGGTGGCTTTGCAGCGGTAGGTCCAGTATTGCAAGGGTTGAACAAACCAGTCAATGACCTCTCTCGTGGATGTAATGCAGATGACGTCTATAAATTAACCTTGATTACGGCTACTCAAGCTGTAGAGCAATAA
- a CDS encoding RluA family pseudouridine synthase, with the protein MRFEFIVDEHVKVKTFLKKHEVSKGLLAKIKFRGGQILVNGRPENAIYLLDIGDRLVIDIPAEEGFETLKPMDRPLDILFEDDHFLVLNKPFGIASIPSAIHSNTLANFVKGYYVKQGYENQQVHIVTRLDKDTSGVMLFAKHGYAHARLDKQLQSKTIQKRYYALVKGSGKLDPVGEIIAPIARDEDSIITRKVAKGGKYAHTSYQVVQSFGDIHLVDIQLHTGRTHQIRVHFSHIGFPLLGDDLYGGSLEDGIERQALHCHRLSYYHPFLEEELVIESPLPPDFQAVLTQLQTSY; encoded by the coding sequence ATGAGATTTGAATTCATTGTCGATGAGCATGTCAAGGTCAAGACCTTCCTGAAAAAGCACGAGGTTTCTAAGGGCCTCTTAGCAAAGATTAAGTTTCGTGGTGGCCAGATCCTTGTCAATGGACGTCCGGAGAATGCGATTTATTTGTTGGATATTGGGGATCGCTTGGTCATTGATATTCCAGCAGAAGAAGGGTTCGAAACCCTAAAACCCATGGATCGGCCTTTGGATATTTTGTTTGAAGATGATCATTTTTTGGTCTTAAACAAACCCTTTGGGATCGCATCGATTCCAAGTGCGATTCATTCCAATACCTTAGCAAATTTTGTAAAGGGCTACTATGTGAAGCAGGGCTACGAGAACCAGCAGGTTCACATTGTTACTCGTTTGGACAAGGATACAAGTGGCGTTATGCTCTTTGCCAAACATGGCTATGCCCATGCTCGCTTGGATAAGCAATTGCAGTCTAAAACGATTCAGAAACGTTATTATGCCTTGGTCAAGGGATCTGGTAAGCTTGATCCTGTCGGAGAGATTATTGCTCCGATTGCGCGTGATGAAGATTCAATTATCACCCGCAAGGTAGCTAAAGGTGGCAAGTATGCTCATACTAGCTACCAGGTTGTTCAATCTTTTGGTGATATTCACCTTGTGGATATTCAGTTACACACAGGTCGGACTCATCAGATCCGCGTTCATTTTTCCCATATTGGTTTTCCGCTTTTGGGAGATGATCTCTATGGCGGAAGTTTAGAAGACGGCATTGAGCGCCAAGCCCTTCATTGTCATCGTCTATCCTATTATCATCCATTTCTAGAGGAAGAATTGGTCATAGAAAGTCCACTGCCTCCAGATTTCCAAGCTGTATTAACACAGCTTCAAACTAGTTATTAA
- a CDS encoding NAD kinase: MKTTGKKVSIIRNRKRQSEEVFQQLRYKLRKNNFILTEKHPDIVISIGGDGMLLSAFHKYEHQLDRVRFVGVHTGHLGFYTDYLDSEIDKLVENLKYDTGAKVSYPILNVKITFENGETRTMRALNEATIKRSDRTMVADLTINGVDFERFRGDGITVSTPTGSTAYNKSLGGAVLHPTIEALQIAEIASLNNRVYRTLGSSVIVPKKDKIEITPTRPGFHIISVDNSTYSYRNIAKVEYQIDNHKINFVASSSHTSFWNRVKDAFIGDDRE; the protein is encoded by the coding sequence ATGAAGACTACAGGTAAAAAAGTATCCATTATTCGCAATCGAAAGCGTCAAAGTGAAGAGGTTTTTCAGCAATTGCGCTACAAGCTTCGGAAAAATAATTTTATTTTGACGGAGAAGCACCCGGATATTGTGATTTCCATTGGTGGTGATGGGATGTTGCTATCGGCCTTTCACAAGTATGAACACCAGTTGGATCGGGTGCGATTTGTTGGTGTCCATACCGGACACTTAGGATTCTATACAGATTACTTAGACAGTGAAATTGATAAGCTAGTTGAGAATTTAAAATATGATACAGGTGCCAAGGTTTCTTACCCTATTTTGAATGTCAAGATTACTTTTGAAAATGGGGAAACCCGTACCATGAGGGCTTTGAACGAAGCAACGATTAAGAGAAGCGACCGGACCATGGTTGCCGATCTTACGATTAATGGAGTGGATTTTGAGCGCTTCAGAGGAGACGGCATTACTGTTTCGACTCCTACAGGAAGTACGGCTTACAACAAATCCTTGGGAGGAGCAGTCCTTCACCCAACTATTGAGGCGCTGCAAATCGCTGAGATCGCCAGTCTCAACAACCGCGTTTATCGTACCTTGGGTTCTTCTGTCATTGTCCCTAAAAAGGATAAGATCGAGATTACACCGACGAGACCTGGCTTCCACATTATCTCTGTTGACAATTCAACCTATTCTTATCGCAATATTGCAAAGGTAGAATACCAGATTGACAACCATAAGATTAATTTTGTGGCAAGCTCCAGTCACACCAGTTTCTGGAATCGGGTCAAGGATGCCTTTATCGGAGATGATAGAGAATGA
- a CDS encoding GTP pyrophosphokinase has product MAIDWENFLDPYIQAVGELKIKLRGIRKQYRKQQKHSPIEFVTGRVKPIESIREKMSRRNISEENLAQDMQDIAGLRIMVQFVDDVDEILEVLRQRQDMRVVQERDYIRHKKSSGYRSYHVVVEYPVDTIDGNETILAEIQIRTLSMNFWATIEHSLNYKYKGDFPDEIKKRLETTANLAYLLDEEMGAIRDAIQEAQALFDPLHRKLNDGVGNSDDTDEDYR; this is encoded by the coding sequence ATGGCAATTGATTGGGAAAACTTCTTAGACCCCTATATCCAAGCAGTTGGAGAGTTGAAAATTAAACTGCGTGGGATTCGTAAGCAATATCGTAAGCAACAAAAACATTCTCCAATTGAGTTTGTCACAGGGCGGGTTAAGCCGATTGAAAGTATCCGTGAAAAAATGTCTCGCAGGAATATTTCTGAAGAGAATCTCGCCCAAGATATGCAAGATATTGCCGGTCTTCGCATCATGGTCCAATTTGTAGACGATGTGGACGAAATCCTTGAGGTTCTGAGACAACGGCAGGATATGCGCGTGGTCCAAGAACGAGATTACATCCGCCACAAGAAATCAAGTGGCTATCGGAGTTACCACGTTGTGGTGGAGTATCCGGTTGACACCATTGATGGAAATGAGACGATCTTAGCAGAGATTCAAATTCGGACCTTGTCCATGAACTTTTGGGCAACCATTGAACACTCGCTTAATTATAAATATAAAGGAGACTTTCCAGACGAGATCAAAAAACGCTTAGAGACGACAGCCAACTTGGCCTATCTTTTGGATGAAGAGATGGGAGCAATTCGGGATGCCATACAGGAAGCTCAAGCTCTATTTGATCCACTTCATCGTAAGTTAAATGATGGCGTTGGAAATAGTGATGACACAGATGAAGACTACAGGTAA
- a CDS encoding CYTH domain-containing protein — translation MNHLEIEYKTLLDKEEYQSLLPLFADTELVVQTNHYIDTHDQLIRKEKMALRVRTFTDQAELTLKVPEAVGHFEYNQDLSPEETEAILQHQQFPDGEIKNLLISKEIPVEQLAVWGSLTTERFEKETVAGLVALDHSLYLDTEDYELEIEVETAEQEENFHQFIKEHGIVYKAAKNKIARLAERL, via the coding sequence ATGAACCATTTAGAAATTGAATATAAAACCTTGCTAGATAAGGAGGAATACCAATCCCTCCTTCCACTTTTTGCTGATACAGAATTGGTTGTCCAAACCAATCACTATATCGATACACACGACCAGCTCATCCGTAAGGAAAAAATGGCCTTGCGGGTGCGTACTTTCACAGATCAGGCTGAATTGACTCTCAAGGTTCCTGAAGCAGTTGGCCATTTCGAGTACAATCAAGACCTCAGCCCAGAAGAAACCGAAGCGATCCTTCAACACCAACAGTTCCCTGACGGGGAAATCAAAAACCTCTTGATATCTAAAGAAATCCCTGTTGAGCAACTCGCTGTCTGGGGAAGCCTAACAACAGAACGCTTCGAAAAAGAAACAGTTGCAGGATTGGTGGCACTAGACCACAGTCTCTATTTAGACACTGAAGATTATGAATTAGAAATCGAGGTCGAAACTGCTGAGCAGGAAGAAAATTTCCATCAGTTCATCAAAGAGCATGGAATCGTCTACAAAGCTGCAAAAAATAAAATCGCCAGATTGGCGGAAAGATTGTAA
- a CDS encoding ribose-phosphate diphosphokinase, whose amino-acid sequence MSDKKNMKLFSLNSNPEIAQKIADHAGVPLGKISSRQFSDGEIQVNIEESVRGYDIYIIQSTSFPVNNHLMELLIMVDACQRASANTVNVVMPYFGYARQDRTAAPREPITAKLVANMLVKAGVDRVVTLDLHAVQVQGFFDIAVDNLFTIPLFAEHYINKGLTGPDVVVVSPKNSGVKRARSLAEYLDAPIAIIDYEQDDANRDYGYIIGDVKDKKAILIDDILNTGKTFSEAAKIVEREGATEIYAVSSHGLFVKGAVELLDQAPIKEILVTDSVAPNGPTPKNINYLTASELIAEAIVRIQERKPVSPLFAYHKK is encoded by the coding sequence ATGTCAGATAAAAAAAATATGAAGCTCTTCTCTCTCAATTCAAATCCAGAGATTGCGCAAAAAATCGCGGATCATGCTGGGGTTCCACTTGGGAAAATTTCATCCCGTCAATTCTCAGATGGTGAAATCCAAGTCAATATTGAGGAAAGTGTTCGTGGATATGATATTTATATCATTCAATCAACCAGTTTCCCTGTCAACAATCACTTGATGGAACTGTTAATTATGGTAGATGCTTGCCAACGGGCCAGCGCAAATACTGTCAATGTGGTCATGCCTTACTTCGGTTATGCCCGCCAAGACCGGACTGCTGCTCCTCGTGAACCAATCACTGCTAAACTCGTCGCAAACATGTTGGTCAAAGCTGGGGTGGATCGCGTCGTCACACTGGATCTCCATGCAGTGCAAGTTCAAGGTTTCTTCGATATTGCCGTAGATAACCTCTTTACCATTCCACTTTTTGCAGAGCACTACATCAACAAAGGTCTAACTGGTCCTGATGTTGTAGTCGTCAGCCCTAAAAACTCAGGTGTTAAACGGGCTCGTAGTTTAGCTGAATATCTTGATGCACCGATTGCGATCATTGATTACGAGCAAGATGATGCAAACCGTGATTATGGCTATATTATCGGGGATGTCAAAGATAAGAAAGCGATCTTGATTGACGATATCCTCAATACTGGTAAGACATTCTCAGAAGCTGCGAAAATCGTCGAACGCGAAGGTGCTACTGAAATTTATGCTGTATCAAGCCATGGTTTATTTGTAAAAGGAGCTGTTGAATTATTAGACCAAGCTCCGATCAAAGAAATCTTAGTAACCGATTCTGTTGCTCCAAATGGACCAACACCAAAAAATATTAACTATCTGACAGCTAGCGAACTGATCGCTGAAGCTATTGTTCGCATTCAAGAAAGAAAACCTGTTAGTCCTCTATTTGCCTACCACAAGAAATAA
- a CDS encoding cysteine desulfurase family protein, whose protein sequence is MIYFDNAATTPLLPEVIDKMSETMKTTFGNPSSLHAHGRMASKLLRESREQIAQSLHTLPNRIFFTSGGSESNNTVIKGYCLKHQADGKHIITTALEHHAVLEPIEYLVERFGFEVTIVQPRDGRIQASDIKAALRPDTILVSTMFANNETGDLLPIKEIGEFLKDHPAAFHVDAVQAIGKVPVYPEELGIDFLSASAHKFHGPKGVGFLYAAVPDFDNLIHGGDQESKMRASTENLISIVGMATALQQATLHQEENFNQVQKLGQELVNGLAAYDYYVNANDDHLPFVWNLGFPGFQNDVLLMRLDLAGISVSTGSACTAGTVQPSHVLEALYGKDSSRLKESLRISFSELNTVEEVQDFLSKLKEILS, encoded by the coding sequence GTGATATATTTTGATAATGCCGCAACAACTCCCCTTCTACCTGAAGTCATTGATAAAATGTCTGAAACTATGAAGACCACTTTTGGAAATCCATCGAGCCTTCATGCTCATGGACGGATGGCTAGTAAACTCCTCCGAGAATCTCGCGAGCAGATTGCTCAGTCTCTCCATACTCTTCCAAATCGTATTTTCTTCACTTCAGGTGGATCAGAAAGTAATAATACCGTTATAAAAGGCTACTGCTTGAAACACCAAGCAGATGGCAAACACATCATTACGACCGCTTTGGAACACCATGCGGTTCTCGAACCCATCGAATACCTTGTAGAACGTTTCGGATTTGAAGTTACGATCGTCCAACCAAGAGATGGACGCATTCAGGCTAGTGATATCAAGGCTGCACTTAGACCGGATACCATTCTTGTCTCTACCATGTTTGCCAATAACGAGACAGGCGATCTTCTACCGATTAAAGAAATCGGAGAATTCTTAAAAGATCATCCAGCTGCCTTTCACGTTGATGCGGTCCAAGCAATCGGAAAGGTCCCTGTCTATCCCGAAGAGTTGGGAATTGATTTTCTCAGTGCTTCTGCCCACAAATTCCACGGACCAAAGGGAGTCGGCTTCCTTTATGCAGCCGTCCCAGATTTTGATAATCTCATCCATGGTGGGGATCAGGAAAGTAAGATGAGAGCCAGCACGGAAAATCTTATTTCTATTGTCGGGATGGCAACCGCGCTTCAGCAAGCTACACTTCATCAAGAAGAAAATTTCAACCAGGTTCAAAAACTCGGCCAAGAGCTAGTCAATGGTTTAGCAGCCTACGACTACTACGTAAATGCGAATGACGATCATCTTCCATTTGTTTGGAACCTTGGCTTTCCGGGTTTCCAAAATGACGTTTTACTGATGCGACTCGATCTTGCTGGAATTTCTGTCTCTACAGGTTCTGCTTGTACCGCTGGTACAGTTCAACCCAGCCATGTCCTTGAGGCGCTCTATGGAAAAGATAGCTCACGCCTAAAAGAATCCCTTCGAATTAGTTTTTCAGAACTCAATACCGTAGAGGAGGTTCAAGACTTCCTCTCAAAACTTAAAGAAATTTTATCATAG
- a CDS encoding DUF1831 domain-containing protein translates to MAFETSVSLKDCKYTYSLHPNVKKYTLRDNTFAVTKVGNYELNRLLEAVPNSGEGFLLKIILNKDLTGFKINITDKSGLRLVNIFKNPENDIIQQKFYFLMDSLVEREIFNKTEA, encoded by the coding sequence ATGGCTTTTGAAACAAGTGTTTCATTGAAAGACTGCAAATATACCTATAGTCTACACCCAAATGTTAAAAAATATACCTTACGTGACAATACATTCGCTGTTACAAAAGTTGGAAATTACGAGTTAAATCGTTTGCTCGAAGCCGTTCCAAATAGCGGTGAAGGCTTCCTACTTAAAATTATTTTGAATAAAGATTTGACAGGTTTTAAGATCAATATTACAGACAAGTCTGGACTTCGCCTGGTTAATATCTTTAAAAATCCAGAAAATGACATTATCCAACAAAAATTCTATTTCTTAATGGATAGTCTTGTCGAAAGAGAAATTTTCAACAAAACAGAGGCCTAA
- a CDS encoding DUF4649 family protein yields MVTLTYIDAYQVERTTTYPNLAACILAFSGCVTLPDSYSIVSIEYKGEKLPYTGRVDGLYAFLKKVEQAEN; encoded by the coding sequence ATGGTAACCTTAACTTATATCGACGCTTACCAAGTAGAACGAACAACTACTTATCCCAACCTTGCAGCCTGCATTCTAGCTTTTTCAGGCTGTGTAACCTTGCCTGACTCTTACTCAATCGTATCCATTGAATACAAGGGAGAAAAACTCCCCTATACAGGGCGAGTCGATGGACTCTATGCTTTTTTGAAAAAGGTAGAACAAGCTGAAAACTAA
- a CDS encoding redox-sensing transcriptional repressor Rex, with translation MKHDKNTPIPRATAKRLSLYYRIFKRFNSEKIERANSKQIADAIGIDSATVRRDFSYFGELGRRGFGYDVKKLMNFFADLLNDNAITNVAIVGIGNMGSALLNYRFHERNKMKIVMAFDVDDHELINTKSKDGIPIYGISTIKEKLKQEDIQTAILTVPSIKAQEVASLLVDAGVKGILSFSPVHLTVPKDVVVQYVDLTSELQTLLYFMRKNEE, from the coding sequence GTGAAACATGATAAAAATACTCCAATTCCACGCGCAACAGCAAAACGCTTATCGCTCTACTATCGCATTTTTAAACGCTTTAACTCTGAAAAAATAGAGCGCGCCAATTCCAAGCAAATTGCTGATGCAATTGGGATTGACTCTGCTACCGTTCGCCGAGATTTTTCTTATTTTGGTGAATTAGGAAGACGGGGATTTGGTTATGACGTAAAAAAACTGATGAACTTCTTTGCCGATCTTTTAAATGATAATGCCATTACCAATGTCGCTATTGTGGGGATCGGAAATATGGGAAGTGCGCTCCTCAATTATCGCTTCCATGAACGCAATAAGATGAAAATTGTCATGGCTTTTGATGTAGATGATCATGAACTGATTAATACCAAAAGTAAGGATGGGATCCCCATTTATGGGATTTCTACGATCAAAGAAAAGCTCAAACAAGAAGACATTCAAACAGCAATTTTAACTGTCCCAAGTATTAAAGCGCAGGAGGTTGCTAGTCTTTTAGTAGATGCCGGTGTCAAAGGAATTCTAAGCTTTTCTCCGGTCCATCTGACAGTTCCTAAAGACGTTGTTGTCCAATATGTCGATCTCACTAGTGAATTGCAAACACTCCTTTATTTCATGCGAAAAAACGAAGAATAA
- the radC gene encoding RadC family protein translates to MYDISFIEPSLLPRERLVSEGVDKLSHQELLSILLRTGNKQKSVYEIAQGLLSSVNSLKELSQLTLEELQEISGIGRVKAIELQAVIEFGRRIHKDELMSSEQIMSSQKLAHKIQQEIGHKKQEHLVALYLNTQNEIIHQQTIFIGTVNRSIAEPREILHYALKHMATSIILAHNHPSGAVFPSKNDDEVTHRVIEACEVMGLTLLDHLIVSEENYYSYREETDYLV, encoded by the coding sequence ATGTACGACATATCATTTATTGAACCATCTTTGCTTCCTAGAGAACGTTTGGTTTCTGAAGGGGTAGATAAGCTGAGTCATCAAGAATTGTTATCCATTCTCTTACGGACAGGCAATAAGCAAAAAAGCGTTTATGAGATTGCACAAGGTCTTCTGAGTTCGGTTAATAGTTTAAAGGAGTTAAGTCAATTAACCCTAGAGGAACTACAGGAAATCTCTGGCATTGGCCGGGTGAAGGCCATCGAACTTCAGGCTGTGATTGAGTTTGGACGAAGGATTCATAAAGACGAATTGATGAGTTCCGAACAGATCATGAGCAGTCAGAAATTGGCCCATAAAATTCAACAGGAAATCGGCCATAAGAAACAGGAGCACCTGGTTGCTCTCTATTTAAATACGCAGAATGAAATTATTCATCAGCAGACCATTTTTATTGGAACCGTGAATCGAAGTATTGCGGAGCCACGTGAAATCCTGCATTATGCACTAAAACACATGGCAACCTCCATCATTTTGGCTCACAATCATCCATCTGGTGCCGTATTTCCAAGTAAAAATGATGATGAAGTAACGCATCGAGTCATAGAGGCCTGTGAAGTGATGGGCTTAACACTACTAGATCACTTGATTGTATCTGAGGAAAACTATTATAGTTACCGTGAAGAAACCGATTATTTGGTATAA
- a CDS encoding class A sortase, with the protein MSRKRKKKKSLRNTLINIVATLLIILSLLLIFNAPIRNMIMVWHTNQYQVSKVDKKTIDKNKEVKTSFDFQHVQSLSTEAVINAQWQAQKLPVIGGISIPELNMNLPIFKGLENVALYYGAGTMKENQVMGQGNYSLASHHVFGLTGANAMLFSPLEKAKAGMKIYITDKEKIYTYVISSVETVTPDRVDVIQDREGVNEITLVTCEDAAATYRTIVKGNLETSVDYDKAPKDILDSFSKTYNQMQL; encoded by the coding sequence ATGTCACGCAAAAGAAAAAAGAAAAAGAGTTTACGCAATACTCTTATCAACATCGTTGCAACACTTTTGATTATTCTCTCGCTTCTCTTGATTTTCAATGCTCCGATCCGAAACATGATTATGGTTTGGCATACCAACCAATACCAGGTTAGCAAGGTCGATAAAAAAACCATTGATAAGAATAAAGAAGTGAAGACGAGCTTTGATTTCCAACATGTCCAGTCACTCTCGACGGAAGCCGTCATCAATGCCCAATGGCAAGCTCAAAAGCTACCAGTAATTGGGGGGATTTCGATTCCTGAATTGAACATGAACCTTCCGATCTTTAAGGGGCTTGAAAATGTAGCCCTCTACTACGGAGCAGGGACCATGAAGGAAAACCAAGTCATGGGGCAAGGCAATTATTCTCTTGCTAGTCACCACGTGTTTGGTCTAACTGGAGCAAATGCCATGTTATTCTCACCATTAGAGAAAGCCAAGGCGGGAATGAAGATTTACATCACGGACAAAGAAAAAATCTATACTTATGTCATCTCGTCTGTTGAGACAGTGACTCCAGACCGTGTAGATGTGATTCAAGATCGTGAAGGCGTCAATGAGATCACCTTGGTGACCTGTGAGGATGCTGCAGCGACTTACCGTACGATTGTAAAAGGGAATTTGGAAACTTCTGTTGACTATGACAAGGCTCCAAAAGACATCCTGGATTCATTCAGCAAGACTTATAATCAAATGCAACTTTAA